The following are from one region of the Cyanobium gracile PCC 6307 genome:
- a CDS encoding bifunctional riboflavin kinase/FAD synthetase gives MIPLHDPSSALRPTAVALGSFDGLHRGHRRVIAAVTAPIPAGQDRAVPTVVSFWPHPREVLHGETRLRLDLPEEKLELLEPLGIEQLVLVPFTRELSALTPEPFVRQVLAERLQARRIAVGTNFRFGVDRRGDVADLARIGARFGIDVQVVPMLWDGAERVSSSRIRRALAAGDIDEAARLLERPYRFSGQVVSGRGLGRQLGWPTANLAVDGRKFLPLEGVYAALAWRDGGEGPMAAVMNLGPQPTVDPLAPSAVEVHLLERRLELAGARLTVQPLRLLRRQQAFASLEALSRQIRLDADRARDLCQTLGPAWEAST, from the coding sequence TTGATCCCGCTTCACGACCCCTCCAGCGCCCTGCGCCCCACCGCCGTCGCCCTGGGCAGCTTCGATGGCCTGCATCGGGGGCACCGGCGCGTGATCGCCGCCGTCACCGCGCCCATACCCGCCGGCCAGGACCGGGCTGTGCCCACGGTGGTCAGCTTCTGGCCCCATCCCCGCGAGGTGCTCCATGGCGAGACGCGGCTGCGTCTGGATCTCCCGGAGGAGAAGCTGGAACTGCTTGAACCCCTCGGCATCGAGCAGCTGGTGCTGGTGCCCTTCACCCGCGAGCTCTCGGCGCTGACCCCGGAGCCGTTCGTGCGCCAGGTGCTGGCCGAACGGCTCCAGGCCCGCAGGATTGCGGTGGGCACCAACTTCCGCTTCGGGGTCGATCGCCGCGGGGACGTGGCCGACCTGGCCCGCATCGGCGCCCGCTTCGGCATCGACGTGCAGGTGGTGCCGATGCTGTGGGACGGGGCCGAGCGGGTGAGCAGCAGCCGCATCCGGCGGGCCCTGGCGGCCGGTGACATCGACGAGGCGGCCCGCCTGCTGGAGCGTCCCTACCGCTTCAGCGGCCAGGTGGTGAGCGGCCGAGGCCTGGGGCGCCAGCTGGGCTGGCCCACCGCCAACCTGGCGGTGGACGGGCGCAAGTTCCTGCCGCTGGAAGGGGTCTATGCGGCCCTGGCCTGGCGCGACGGCGGCGAGGGGCCGATGGCAGCGGTGATGAATCTGGGGCCCCAGCCCACCGTGGATCCCCTGGCCCCTTCGGCGGTGGAGGTGCACCTGCTGGAGCGTCGGCTCGAGCTGGCGGGGGCCCGTCTGACCGTGCAGCCCCTGCGGCTGCTGCGCCGCCAGCAGGCGTTCGCCAGCCTCGAGGCCCTCAGCCGGCAGATCCGGCTGGACGCCGATCGAGCCAGAGACCTCTGCCAGACACTCGGACCTGCCTGGGAGGCTTCGACCTAG
- a CDS encoding DUF3611 family protein, protein MADQLDLQRMADALRRTGWVRFWVQLALGVVVVVVLLFNNIGGRLAANSSRALGLGPGLSLTTLSFLVLLWSLWQSWLVVRCGRALASPVRPSRGETARLVKRGLVADVAGLTLASVGYQALAGSLFVQASQQVPGFLGAQLQATPGSGGRVVGLPITSIEMLSVLSNTQVLFAHVLALIISLWLLQRIYRRS, encoded by the coding sequence ATGGCCGACCAGCTGGACCTGCAGCGCATGGCCGACGCCCTACGCCGCACGGGCTGGGTGCGCTTCTGGGTCCAGCTGGCCCTCGGGGTGGTGGTGGTGGTGGTGCTGCTGTTCAACAACATCGGCGGACGGCTGGCGGCCAACTCCTCCCGCGCCCTGGGGCTGGGCCCCGGCCTTTCCCTCACCACCCTCTCGTTCCTGGTTCTGCTCTGGAGTCTGTGGCAATCCTGGCTGGTGGTGCGCTGCGGGCGTGCCCTGGCCAGCCCGGTGCGCCCCAGCCGGGGGGAGACCGCCCGCCTGGTGAAGCGGGGCCTGGTCGCCGATGTGGCCGGACTCACCCTGGCCTCCGTGGGCTACCAGGCCCTGGCCGGCAGCCTGTTCGTGCAGGCCTCCCAGCAGGTGCCGGGCTTCCTCGGGGCCCAGCTGCAGGCGACGCCGGGCAGCGGCGGTCGGGTGGTGGGCCTGCCGATCACCTCGATCGAGATGCTCTCGGTGCTCAGCAACACCCAGGTGCTGTTCGCCCACGTGCTCGCCCTGATCATCAGCCTCTGGCTGCTGCAACGGATCTACCGCAGGAGCTGA
- the surE gene encoding 5'/3'-nucleotidase SurE, protein MAPLRILISNDDGVFADGIQALAAEAAGRGHTVTVVCPDRERSATGHGLTLQTPLRAERADELFAAGVTAWACSGTPSDCVKLALFRLLEQPPDLVLSGINHGPNLGTDVLYSGTVSAAMEGTIEGLPALAVSSADFHWRRFEPAAALALDVAERMLAGGWPEGLLLNLNVPPRPADSLAPLRWCRTAVRRYIDQFEKRTDPRGRTYYWLAGEVVDDLEGTGAGPAEWPTDVAWVQQGGSSLTPLQPELFWRGPVEALPPVEALGRRDQLLR, encoded by the coding sequence ATGGCGCCGCTCCGGATCCTGATCAGCAACGACGACGGGGTCTTCGCCGACGGCATCCAGGCCCTGGCGGCCGAGGCGGCCGGCCGCGGCCACACGGTCACCGTGGTCTGCCCGGACCGAGAACGTTCGGCCACCGGCCATGGACTCACCCTCCAGACGCCGCTGCGGGCGGAGCGGGCCGATGAGCTCTTCGCGGCGGGGGTCACCGCCTGGGCCTGCAGCGGCACCCCCTCCGACTGCGTCAAGCTGGCCCTGTTCCGGTTGCTGGAGCAGCCGCCGGATCTGGTCCTCTCCGGCATCAACCACGGCCCCAACCTGGGCACCGACGTGCTCTATTCCGGCACGGTGTCGGCGGCGATGGAGGGCACGATCGAGGGCCTGCCGGCCCTGGCGGTGAGCAGCGCCGATTTCCACTGGCGTCGCTTCGAGCCGGCGGCGGCCCTGGCCCTCGATGTGGCCGAGCGGATGCTGGCCGGCGGCTGGCCCGAGGGGCTGCTGCTCAATCTCAATGTGCCGCCGCGGCCCGCCGATTCCCTCGCCCCGCTGCGCTGGTGCCGCACGGCGGTGCGACGCTACATCGATCAGTTCGAGAAGCGCACCGATCCCCGCGGCCGCACCTACTACTGGCTGGCCGGCGAGGTGGTCGACGACCTGGAGGGCACCGGTGCCGGTCCGGCTGAATGGCCCACCGATGTGGCCTGGGTGCAGCAGGGGGGATCGTCCCTGACGCCCCTGCAGCCGGAGCTGTTCTGGCGCGGTCCGGTGGAGGCGCTGCCGCCCGTGGAGGCGCTGGGTCGGCGAGATCAGCTCCTGCGGTAG
- a CDS encoding phenylalanine--tRNA ligase subunit alpha yields MSATVSLQQLTDQLERLEAEAADAIAAAEDAAALEELRVGLLGKKGRLSGVLGAMGRLPGDERPLVGQRANRLKDQVQQLLGARLEAVRSSAMAERLERERIDVTAACSYVPPGHRHPLQSTIEEIVDIFAGLGYRVSEGPEIETDHYNFTALNIPEHHPARDMQDTFYLGGDRLLRTHTSPVQIRHLEANPPPVRVIAPGRVYRRDAVDATHSPVFHQVEVLALDEGLDFSHLRGTVTTFLQQFFGDLPVRFRASYFPFTEPSAEVDVQWRGRWLEVMGCGMVDPAVLEGLSIDPERWSGFAAGLGVERFCMVRHGIDDIRRLFNSDLRFLEQF; encoded by the coding sequence GTGAGCGCCACCGTCAGCCTGCAGCAGCTCACCGACCAGCTGGAGCGCCTGGAGGCGGAGGCCGCCGACGCCATCGCCGCCGCCGAGGACGCCGCGGCCCTCGAGGAGCTGCGGGTGGGCCTGCTGGGCAAGAAAGGGCGCCTCTCCGGGGTGCTCGGCGCCATGGGCCGGCTCCCCGGCGACGAGCGCCCCCTGGTGGGCCAGCGGGCCAACCGCCTCAAGGACCAGGTGCAGCAGCTGCTGGGCGCCCGGCTCGAGGCCGTCCGCAGCTCCGCCATGGCGGAGCGGCTGGAGCGGGAGCGGATCGACGTGACGGCGGCCTGCAGTTACGTGCCGCCAGGCCACCGCCATCCGCTGCAGAGCACGATCGAGGAGATCGTCGACATCTTCGCCGGCCTCGGCTACCGGGTGTCCGAAGGGCCGGAGATCGAGACCGACCACTACAACTTCACCGCCCTCAACATCCCGGAACACCACCCGGCCCGGGACATGCAGGACACCTTCTATCTGGGGGGTGACCGGCTGCTGCGTACCCACACCTCGCCGGTGCAGATCCGCCATCTCGAGGCCAACCCTCCGCCGGTGCGGGTGATCGCCCCCGGCCGGGTGTACCGCCGCGATGCGGTGGATGCCACCCACTCTCCGGTGTTCCACCAGGTGGAGGTGCTCGCCCTCGACGAGGGGCTGGATTTCAGCCACCTGCGCGGCACGGTCACCACCTTCCTGCAGCAGTTCTTCGGCGACCTGCCGGTGCGTTTCCGGGCCAGCTACTTCCCCTTCACCGAGCCCTCCGCCGAGGTGGACGTGCAGTGGCGGGGGCGCTGGCTGGAGGTGATGGGCTGCGGCATGGTGGATCCGGCAGTGCTGGAGGGGCTGAGCATCGATCCGGAGCGCTGGAGCGGTTTCGCCGCCGGTCTGGGGGTGGAGCGCTTCTGCATGGTGCGCCACGGCATCGACGACATCCGCAGGCTGTTCAACAGCGATCTGCGCTTCCTGGAGCAGTTCTGA
- a CDS encoding NAD(+) kinase — MPRVGLIVNDGKDLAISTADLIENRLTAAGLEVARVSSSGGVVGFANPDQHLRSRGYAACVPASFNEEMALALVLGGDGTVLSAARQTAPIGVPILTINTGHLGFLAEAYLKDLDQALAQVVAGEWTVEERSMLVVSVMRGEQRRWEVLCLNEMALHREPLTSMCHFEIAIGRHAPVDIAADGVILSSPTGSTAYALSAGGPVITPDCPVLQLTPIAAHSLASRALVFSDQEPVTVFPATPERLMMVVDGSAGCYVWPEDRVLVRRSEHPVRFVRLADHEFFQVLRNKLGWGLPHVAKPSSSHADAPL; from the coding sequence GTGCCCCGGGTCGGACTGATCGTCAACGACGGCAAGGATCTGGCGATCAGCACCGCCGACCTGATAGAGAACCGGCTGACCGCCGCCGGGCTGGAGGTGGCGCGGGTCAGCAGCTCCGGTGGCGTGGTGGGTTTCGCCAATCCCGACCAGCACCTGCGCTCCCGGGGCTACGCCGCCTGCGTGCCCGCCAGCTTCAATGAGGAAATGGCCCTGGCGCTGGTGCTGGGGGGGGACGGCACCGTTCTCTCCGCCGCCCGCCAGACCGCCCCGATCGGGGTGCCGATCCTGACGATCAACACCGGCCACCTCGGTTTCCTGGCCGAGGCCTACCTCAAGGACCTGGACCAGGCCCTGGCCCAGGTGGTAGCCGGGGAATGGACCGTGGAGGAGCGCTCCATGCTCGTGGTGAGCGTGATGCGGGGCGAGCAGAGGCGCTGGGAGGTGCTCTGTCTCAACGAGATGGCCCTGCACCGGGAGCCGCTCACCAGCATGTGCCACTTCGAGATCGCCATCGGCCGCCATGCCCCCGTGGACATCGCCGCCGACGGGGTGATCCTCTCCTCCCCCACCGGCTCCACGGCCTATGCCCTGAGTGCTGGCGGCCCGGTGATCACCCCCGACTGTCCAGTGCTGCAGCTGACGCCGATCGCCGCCCATTCCCTCGCCTCCCGGGCCCTGGTGTTCAGCGACCAGGAGCCGGTGACCGTGTTCCCCGCCACCCCCGAGCGGCTGATGATGGTGGTCGACGGCAGCGCCGGCTGTTACGTCTGGCCCGAGGACCGGGTGCTGGTGCGGCGCAGCGAGCACCCCGTCCGCTTCGTGCGGCTGGCCGACCATGAGTTCTTCCAGGTGCTGCGCAACAAGCTGGGCTGGGGCCTGCCCCACGTGGCCAAGCCCTCCAGCAGCCACGCCGACGCCCCCCTGTGA
- a CDS encoding winged helix-turn-helix transcriptional regulator — MTASLPTTVVLLVGPEAAGLAPRLEVSGYRTVLEETGEDLPAAAVLSPGSEERIPELRRRMGARPLLLGITSDSVESRSRCLEWGADDFWLPSLGTSDLLTRLRLHLGFARRQAPTPVSTLLKVADLRVDPVACQSWRGQRQLSLTAREYQLLLLLLRHKGTVVSREQILEEIWADQGGGASNVIEVYVRYLRQKLEQDGEPRLIHTVRGRGYCLGDGRPPVGPLP, encoded by the coding sequence GTGACCGCGTCCCTGCCAACGACCGTGGTGCTGCTGGTGGGCCCGGAGGCCGCCGGCCTGGCGCCGCGGCTGGAGGTCTCCGGCTACCGGACCGTGCTGGAGGAGACCGGGGAGGACCTGCCGGCGGCGGCGGTCCTGTCGCCCGGCAGCGAAGAGCGGATCCCTGAACTGCGCCGCCGGATGGGCGCCCGCCCGCTGCTGCTCGGCATCACCAGCGACAGCGTCGAGAGTCGCAGCCGCTGCCTGGAGTGGGGCGCCGATGATTTCTGGCTACCCAGCCTGGGCACGAGCGACCTGCTCACCCGGCTGCGGCTGCACCTCGGCTTTGCCCGGCGTCAGGCGCCCACGCCGGTGTCCACCCTGCTGAAGGTGGCGGATCTGCGCGTCGATCCGGTGGCCTGCCAGAGCTGGCGAGGTCAGCGCCAGCTCAGCCTGACGGCCCGGGAGTACCAGCTGCTGCTGCTGCTGCTGCGTCACAAGGGAACGGTGGTGAGCCGGGAGCAGATCCTCGAGGAGATCTGGGCCGACCAGGGCGGGGGCGCCAGCAACGTGATCGAGGTCTACGTGCGCTACCTGCGCCAGAAACTGGAACAGGACGGGGAACCGCGGCTGATCCACACCGTGCGGGGGCGGGGCTACTGCCTCGGTGACGGGCGGCCCCCGGTGGGGCCCCTGCCATGA
- a CDS encoding DUF192 domain-containing protein has product MSRSLLRSLTIAGVVGLTGCGPGLSQSPPQFLPITAQWCLAGPPPVRCIQLEVPRGERQYAMGLQLRPPLPPLRGMWFPYVPPAVARFWMHRTPEPLDMLFIRDGRVIALQSPARPCMNLPCPSYGPDTPVDGVLELAAGQAAVLGITVGTPVRITPLPGATPSAPAPD; this is encoded by the coding sequence ATGAGCCGTTCCCTGCTCCGGAGCCTGACCATCGCCGGTGTCGTCGGGCTGACCGGCTGCGGGCCGGGCCTGAGCCAGAGCCCGCCCCAGTTCCTGCCCATCACCGCCCAGTGGTGCCTGGCGGGGCCGCCGCCGGTGCGTTGCATCCAGCTGGAGGTACCCCGGGGGGAGCGCCAGTACGCCATGGGGCTGCAGCTGCGGCCGCCCCTGCCGCCCCTGCGCGGCATGTGGTTCCCCTACGTCCCCCCTGCGGTGGCCCGGTTCTGGATGCACCGCACGCCCGAACCCCTGGACATGCTGTTCATCCGCGACGGTCGGGTCATCGCCCTGCAGAGTCCCGCCCGCCCCTGCATGAACCTGCCCTGCCCCAGCTACGGCCCCGACACGCCGGTGGACGGGGTGCTGGAACTGGCCGCCGGCCAGGCCGCCGTGCTCGGCATCACCGTGGGCACCCCGGTGCGGATCACCCCGCTGCCGGGAGCGACCCCTTCAGCACCAGCACCGGATTGA